The following proteins come from a genomic window of Leptospira dzoumogneensis:
- a CDS encoding STAS domain-containing protein has product MAKTEFEGLYIETKRDSVGDKEVLVVIMNGKVTNTNAFEISRKINFVFDEGIYEIILDLSSLEYINSVGVATLLTLIKTVDQHNGKIVIGGLNHFLENVIRLMELPKKVAIYHTLDEAKAVFK; this is encoded by the coding sequence ATGGCAAAAACGGAATTCGAAGGCCTTTACATAGAAACTAAAAGAGACTCCGTCGGAGACAAAGAAGTTCTAGTCGTCATCATGAATGGAAAAGTGACGAATACGAACGCTTTCGAAATTTCCAGAAAGATCAATTTCGTTTTCGACGAAGGGATCTACGAGATCATCTTAGACCTTTCTTCTTTGGAATATATCAATAGTGTCGGGGTTGCGACTCTTCTTACATTGATCAAAACCGTAGACCAGCATAACGGAAAGATCGTGATAGGAGGATTGAATCACTTCTTAGAAAATGTGATCCGATTGATGGAATTACCTAAAAAAGTGGCGATCTATCATACTCTGGACGAGGCCAAAGCGGTCTTTAAATAA
- a CDS encoding tetratricopeptide repeat protein: MDGKNVLTKETDFNSFPEGLNAVQKSEFALLAGEYLLLNKDSGKFSNLINSIRKEKDLGFAEALLLYFQDIYFSKKTNGENFLKAWNPPAGDTYQKELVESTRNVLLHKKPADKIKCSPKKQYYSLCRMLRLGSYMADFKLSDPNHDREYTNLQRILSPFPGVTDPEEKELKHIPFLSNFLPNIADYLSELGFARDAIQFSKIGIVSENLGGRMLSHSYEKLAYYYLVDGDPNSAEKVLKYIIERQGEMAPTYKNSLYLKLGTLAYLQGEPARALEYYLNLDFLHWSTKILHPFLGEPIPINSARDLVSVAVWKSKNSHKAVDALQSVSTPKNLTEDDLFTKLRIIQILSEDEPEVAAKLAMDLSFLAQSKGWRRVEYSATLLHGFLQLKTNNLRKAIIEFTKAGGILKEDPSYKEEWIRLNGLFLSHKESSNLRGVKSFLDQALKISASGHTDDKTFEIKNYLPPSFGSKSLENSAIDFYTRHGYTNDLLSFMIHYEENSELQEEDSPPDLAILKTHNRISRYKGFYPPGREPWKSAWSEMRTKESARIREESDPLKNANFKKLTHPLIAVFVKDKRVFLFHKDGDSSELEARELNTDNPTSYTAQSAFRSTMESFSKKDKIQIYLNSPGVEAAEYLRKEFPDSEIKLFLRFDKRDESDSAKKVFGPACESLFPKNLPEGDGHLGWQSYPLQYYDGSKLLQGKSALLIWNMKVTSKSPNGLRDYEWSCGSDSISFRKAKRRLDFRNLPDRIAFTKDSLSGSGWGDKSEDFLDWARFWLSVGTSRLYFVKYWNPESESDINLLERLANENGDPNLNSRVLKMVRNAE, encoded by the coding sequence ATGGACGGCAAAAACGTACTGACTAAAGAAACCGATTTTAACTCATTTCCGGAAGGTCTGAATGCTGTCCAAAAATCGGAGTTTGCACTTTTAGCTGGGGAATATTTACTTCTTAATAAGGATTCCGGAAAATTCTCCAACCTGATCAATTCCATCCGAAAAGAAAAAGATCTAGGTTTCGCAGAAGCTCTTCTACTCTATTTCCAAGATATCTACTTTTCTAAAAAGACGAATGGGGAAAACTTCTTAAAAGCCTGGAATCCTCCTGCAGGAGATACATACCAAAAAGAATTGGTAGAATCTACGCGTAACGTTCTTCTTCATAAGAAGCCTGCGGATAAGATCAAATGTTCTCCTAAAAAACAATATTATTCACTTTGTAGAATGCTTCGCCTCGGAAGTTATATGGCGGATTTCAAACTTTCAGATCCGAACCATGATAGAGAATATACGAATCTCCAAAGAATACTTTCTCCTTTTCCCGGAGTTACCGATCCGGAAGAGAAGGAACTAAAACATATTCCTTTCTTATCCAATTTTCTTCCTAATATTGCCGATTATCTTTCAGAGCTGGGATTTGCCAGAGACGCGATCCAATTTTCTAAAATCGGGATCGTTTCTGAAAATTTAGGCGGAAGAATGTTATCTCATTCTTACGAAAAATTGGCTTATTACTATTTGGTAGATGGAGATCCGAATTCTGCCGAAAAAGTTTTAAAATATATTATAGAAAGACAAGGGGAGATGGCTCCCACTTATAAAAATTCATTGTATCTTAAGTTAGGAACTCTTGCTTATCTGCAAGGTGAGCCTGCAAGAGCGCTTGAATATTATCTGAATTTGGATTTTTTACATTGGTCCACTAAGATACTACATCCTTTCTTGGGCGAACCTATTCCGATCAACAGCGCTCGCGATCTAGTGTCAGTTGCAGTTTGGAAATCCAAAAATTCTCACAAGGCAGTGGACGCTTTACAGTCGGTCAGCACTCCTAAGAATCTTACGGAAGATGATCTATTTACTAAATTAAGAATTATCCAAATCCTTTCGGAAGACGAACCCGAGGTTGCCGCCAAACTTGCGATGGATCTGAGTTTCCTTGCTCAAAGTAAGGGATGGAGAAGAGTAGAATATTCCGCCACATTGCTTCACGGATTTTTACAGTTAAAAACGAATAATCTTAGAAAAGCGATCATAGAGTTCACTAAGGCCGGCGGTATCTTAAAAGAAGATCCTTCTTATAAGGAGGAATGGATCCGATTGAATGGATTATTCCTTTCTCATAAAGAATCTTCCAATTTAAGAGGAGTAAAAAGTTTCTTAGACCAGGCTCTTAAAATTTCCGCGTCCGGTCATACGGATGATAAAACTTTCGAGATCAAAAATTATCTACCTCCCTCATTTGGAAGCAAAAGTTTAGAAAATTCTGCCATTGATTTTTATACCAGACATGGTTATACGAACGATCTGCTTTCTTTTATGATCCACTATGAGGAAAATTCCGAACTTCAGGAAGAGGATTCTCCTCCTGATCTTGCGATCCTTAAAACTCATAATAGAATTTCCAGATATAAAGGATTTTATCCGCCGGGTAGAGAGCCTTGGAAATCCGCTTGGTCCGAAATGAGAACCAAGGAGTCCGCACGTATTAGAGAAGAATCGGATCCTCTTAAAAATGCAAATTTCAAAAAGTTAACTCATCCACTCATCGCAGTTTTTGTGAAAGATAAAAGAGTATTTCTTTTCCACAAAGACGGAGATTCTTCCGAGCTGGAAGCGAGAGAACTGAATACTGACAATCCTACCAGTTATACTGCTCAGTCTGCTTTTAGAAGTACGATGGAATCTTTTTCCAAGAAGGATAAAATCCAGATCTATCTGAATTCTCCCGGAGTGGAAGCGGCAGAATATCTGAGAAAAGAATTCCCTGATTCTGAAATTAAGTTATTCCTTCGTTTTGATAAAAGAGACGAGTCAGATTCCGCTAAAAAGGTATTCGGTCCTGCCTGTGAAAGTCTTTTCCCTAAAAATCTTCCGGAAGGGGACGGTCATTTGGGATGGCAGTCCTATCCATTACAATATTATGATGGATCTAAACTTCTCCAAGGAAAGTCCGCTTTGCTTATTTGGAATATGAAGGTGACTTCTAAGTCTCCTAACGGTCTTCGGGATTATGAATGGTCCTGCGGGTCCGATTCTATTTCTTTCAGAAAGGCGAAACGTAGATTAGATTTTAGGAATTTGCCGGATAGGATCGCATTCACAAAGGATTCACTCAGCGGTTCAGGCTGGGGAGATAAATCCGAGGACTTCCTGGACTGGGCAAGATTCTGGTTATCCGTAGGAACTTCTCGCCTTTACTTTGTTAAATACTGGAATCCTGAGTCGGAATCCGACATAAATTTATTAGAGAGACTCGCAAACGAAAATGGGGACCCGAATCTGAATTCCAGAGTCTTAAAAATGGTCCGAAACGCAGAATAG
- a CDS encoding metallophosphoesterase family protein produces MRIIYLTDIHDGLRGLKEVLIGTECDLYLFSGDIIYKAFFNPERIIEFVTLQEDMYRIMDDIKEEINPYDYATRAVRFPEKYQPNVVEKSQDYRRLFHQAAKTMKEKYELIEIIIQKYAKAPVWLLPGNYDIDLQYSALYERDLHRKTFDMGGLKFAGYGGAPVITSGIPEKLAVKFHEYNRNGKNYSEPEDFFKEENPDVVVIHNPAYGFLDKIPSFGNVGSQGIRRYLDDYSPALVVSGHVHEDQGIIKKGKTVFLNPSNFGPVDSVFGFQPGGFFSEIEIENNLVKNVKLNRLSDHSIRHLLEVDCSGDKLELVHASSDSEVPAEDFIR; encoded by the coding sequence ATGAGGATCATTTACCTCACCGATATCCACGACGGACTCAGAGGATTGAAAGAAGTCCTTATAGGAACCGAATGCGACTTGTACCTATTCTCCGGCGACATCATCTACAAAGCCTTTTTTAACCCGGAACGTATCATCGAATTTGTAACACTCCAAGAAGACATGTATCGTATCATGGATGATATCAAAGAAGAGATCAATCCTTACGATTATGCAACAAGAGCTGTACGTTTTCCGGAAAAGTACCAGCCTAACGTGGTAGAAAAATCCCAGGATTACAGAAGATTATTCCACCAAGCTGCAAAAACGATGAAGGAAAAATACGAACTCATCGAGATCATCATCCAAAAATACGCGAAAGCACCTGTCTGGTTATTACCGGGAAATTACGATATAGATCTTCAATATTCCGCGTTATACGAAAGAGATCTGCATAGAAAAACCTTCGATATGGGAGGATTAAAATTTGCAGGTTATGGTGGAGCTCCTGTGATCACTTCGGGTATCCCTGAAAAGTTAGCGGTAAAATTCCACGAGTATAATCGTAACGGAAAAAATTACAGCGAACCGGAAGACTTCTTCAAAGAAGAAAATCCGGACGTAGTTGTGATCCATAATCCTGCGTACGGATTTTTAGATAAGATCCCAAGTTTTGGAAATGTAGGTTCCCAAGGGATCAGAAGGTATTTAGACGATTATTCTCCTGCCTTAGTTGTCTCGGGTCATGTTCATGAAGACCAAGGGATCATAAAAAAGGGAAAAACAGTGTTTTTGAATCCTTCTAATTTTGGACCGGTTGATTCAGTCTTTGGATTTCAACCTGGAGGCTTCTTCTCCGAAATAGAAATAGAAAACAATCTTGTAAAAAATGTAAAACTGAATAGACTATCGGATCACTCAATTCGCCATCTTTTAGAAGTCGATTGTTCTGGAGACAAGTTAGAGCTTGTCCATGCAAGCAGCGACTCGGAAGTTCCGGCGGAAGATTTTATCCGATAG
- a CDS encoding phosphopantothenoylcysteine decarboxylase yields the protein MAKYSKIIISSGPTREWIDPVRFISNASSGKMGYCLAQEAVHLVKEVVYIRGLTEPKYSEPKGARVVKVETTLEMKDAVLNEMTSSSILIMAAAPADFRPKNANESKIKKEEGSDTLVLELIKNPDILVSVHEKVQAQDLKNVLRIGFSAETDLLDQNALGKLKRKNLDFIVGNYVGKDSKGFGDLDTSVIIYGKEGSKKEIGPASKETIAKGILEYLDILSKQESIR from the coding sequence TTGGCTAAATATTCAAAAATTATAATAAGTTCGGGGCCTACTAGGGAGTGGATCGATCCCGTGCGTTTTATTTCTAATGCTTCTTCCGGAAAAATGGGATATTGTTTAGCTCAGGAAGCGGTTCATTTGGTGAAAGAAGTCGTTTATATCCGCGGATTGACCGAACCGAAATATTCCGAACCTAAAGGTGCAAGAGTTGTAAAGGTAGAAACTACTCTTGAAATGAAAGATGCGGTTCTGAATGAAATGACTTCTTCTTCCATTCTTATTATGGCTGCTGCTCCTGCCGACTTTCGTCCTAAAAATGCGAACGAATCCAAGATCAAAAAAGAAGAAGGCAGCGATACCTTAGTTCTGGAGCTGATCAAAAATCCGGACATACTTGTTTCGGTCCATGAAAAGGTCCAGGCACAAGATCTGAAGAATGTACTAAGGATCGGTTTTTCCGCAGAAACGGACCTTCTCGACCAAAACGCTCTAGGCAAACTTAAGAGGAAAAACCTGGACTTTATCGTAGGAAATTACGTGGGTAAAGACTCCAAGGGTTTTGGAGATCTGGATACAAGTGTGATTATTTACGGAAAAGAAGGTTCTAAAAAGGAAATCGGTCCCGCTTCAAAGGAGACCATTGCTAAAGGTATTTTAGAATATTTGGATATTCTTTCTAAACAAGAAAGTATTAGATAA
- a CDS encoding homoserine dehydrogenase has protein sequence MQTIRIGLIGAGTVGSGVLKILSEESARFEKEYGISLNIHTICTRTPSKIAPISKLFSKVKITDDYKQVVGNPEIDTIIELVGGTTISEEIVLAALRSKQTVITANKALLSEKGEIIYRTAEENQTEIGFEASVGGSIPIIRAIRNCLAGDKILGLYGILNGTTNFILSKMETEGLDYKEALKLAQEKGFAEADPSFDVEGIDTAHKISILGSLAFGEKIPLQNIVVEGITKITRLDIAFASDLGYRIKLLGLVRKLDGKVEARVQPVMIPKHHAFASVMNETNAVYYKTAFAGPGLIVGKGAGALPTASAVVSDLIYYSSRRGKNLPMEKNRFPKASISEANQTEARYYLRFNTLDQPGVLAEIAKDLGTNGVSISSVRQNESEKEPAEVVVVTHPCVEASISASLGRIDASEVVLEPSVAIRLEDKL, from the coding sequence ATGCAGACGATTCGAATCGGATTAATTGGCGCAGGCACAGTCGGCTCAGGAGTTCTTAAAATTCTTTCGGAAGAATCCGCAAGATTCGAAAAAGAATACGGTATCTCCCTAAACATACATACAATTTGTACCCGAACTCCCTCTAAAATCGCCCCTATTTCGAAATTATTTTCTAAAGTAAAAATAACAGACGATTACAAACAAGTGGTGGGAAACCCCGAAATCGATACGATCATCGAACTTGTGGGAGGCACAACAATCTCGGAAGAGATCGTATTAGCTGCCTTAAGATCCAAACAGACTGTAATCACAGCGAACAAGGCACTTCTTTCCGAAAAAGGAGAGATCATTTATAGAACTGCAGAAGAGAACCAGACCGAGATCGGATTCGAAGCTTCCGTAGGAGGTTCTATTCCGATCATCCGAGCCATACGGAATTGTTTGGCAGGAGATAAAATCCTCGGGCTTTATGGGATCTTAAACGGAACAACTAACTTCATTCTTTCCAAAATGGAAACGGAAGGTTTAGATTATAAAGAAGCTCTAAAGCTCGCTCAAGAAAAGGGATTTGCAGAAGCCGATCCAAGCTTCGACGTAGAGGGAATTGATACAGCTCATAAGATCAGTATTCTAGGATCTTTAGCCTTCGGAGAAAAGATCCCTTTACAAAACATAGTGGTCGAGGGTATAACAAAGATTACGCGACTCGATATCGCATTCGCATCTGACCTCGGTTATAGGATCAAGTTACTCGGTCTTGTAAGAAAATTGGACGGCAAGGTAGAAGCCAGGGTCCAGCCCGTAATGATCCCAAAACATCATGCGTTCGCAAGTGTGATGAATGAGACAAATGCAGTGTATTACAAGACCGCATTTGCAGGCCCGGGTTTGATCGTTGGAAAAGGTGCAGGCGCATTACCAACGGCTTCTGCAGTTGTTTCGGATCTGATCTATTACAGCTCAAGACGGGGCAAAAATCTTCCGATGGAAAAGAACAGATTTCCGAAAGCCTCCATATCGGAAGCGAACCAAACAGAAGCCAGATATTATCTTAGATTTAATACCTTGGACCAACCCGGGGTTTTAGCGGAAATTGCAAAAGATTTGGGAACAAACGGAGTATCTATTTCTTCTGTTCGCCAAAACGAATCTGAAAAGGAACCTGCAGAAGTAGTAGTGGTCACACATCCATGTGTGGAAGCTTCGATTTCTGCGTCTTTAGGAAGGATAGACGCTTCCGAAGTGGTATTAGAACCCTCGGTTGCGATCCGCTTGGAAGACAAATTGTAA
- a CDS encoding NAD(P)H-dependent glycerol-3-phosphate dehydrogenase, which translates to MQIGVIGSGSFGSSLGVLLADKGYDVTIWGRNSNLIKEINENHRNEKYLPGIDLPKNLKGSTSLEEAVRDKDMIVSAPPSHAITDILKEIKSFLPEKAPIVSASKGIENGSLRLVSEIFEAELPGKFHSRLSYLSGPSFAKELVKRVPTIVSIASKNEATARKVQEIFSFTYFRTYWTPDVVGVEVGGSLKNVIAIAAGVSDGLGFGQNTRAALITRGLTEISRLGVKLGADPLTFLGPSGMGDLILTCCGDASRNRTVGFRLGKGESLDSILGGMVEVAEGVKTAKSGFELSQKLGIEMAITTEVYKMLYEHKNPKEVVRDLMGRDLKREGL; encoded by the coding sequence ATGCAAATCGGCGTTATCGGATCTGGAAGTTTCGGTTCTTCTTTAGGTGTGCTGCTGGCAGACAAAGGTTATGATGTTACCATTTGGGGAAGGAACTCCAACCTTATAAAAGAGATCAACGAGAACCACCGGAATGAAAAATATTTACCGGGCATAGATCTTCCTAAAAATTTAAAAGGAAGTACAAGTTTAGAAGAAGCGGTCCGAGATAAGGATATGATCGTTTCCGCTCCTCCTTCTCACGCAATCACGGATATTTTAAAAGAGATTAAATCTTTTTTGCCTGAAAAGGCTCCGATCGTTTCTGCAAGTAAAGGAATAGAGAACGGAAGTCTTAGACTAGTTTCTGAAATTTTTGAAGCGGAACTTCCCGGTAAATTTCACAGCAGATTATCTTATCTTTCCGGACCTAGTTTTGCAAAAGAGTTGGTTAAACGTGTACCCACGATAGTGAGTATCGCATCTAAGAATGAAGCTACTGCAAGAAAGGTACAGGAAATATTCAGTTTCACTTATTTTAGGACCTATTGGACCCCGGACGTGGTCGGAGTAGAAGTCGGCGGTTCCTTGAAGAATGTGATCGCGATTGCTGCGGGAGTTTCGGACGGATTAGGATTCGGACAGAATACTAGAGCCGCTTTGATCACCAGAGGACTAACCGAAATTTCCAGACTAGGAGTCAAATTGGGTGCGGACCCTCTTACATTCTTAGGACCTTCCGGAATGGGAGATTTGATCTTAACTTGCTGTGGAGATGCTTCCAGAAACAGGACCGTAGGTTTTAGATTGGGAAAAGGAGAAAGCCTGGATTCCATTTTAGGCGGCATGGTAGAAGTTGCAGAAGGGGTAAAAACTGCCAAAAGTGGATTCGAACTATCCCAGAAATTAGGTATCGAAATGGCCATTACCACCGAGGTGTATAAAATGCTTTACGAGCATAAGAATCCGAAGGAGGTTGTTAGAGATTTAATGGGCCGGGACTTAAAAAGAGAAGGTCTATAA
- a CDS encoding phosphopantothenoylcysteine decarboxylase, with amino-acid sequence MDKKDILIAVSGSIAAFRACELVRNLTKEGYPVSVIMTQNATKFIGPITFEALTGKKVQVDEYEQGMAHIDARNRAAVIAVVPATANIIAKMANGIADDLVTSTYLAAKCPVLVAPAMNPNMFTHPATQRNLARLKEDGVIILDPQEGVVVCGDEGYGKLADVPVMQKKILELYLKTSK; translated from the coding sequence ATGGACAAAAAGGATATTCTGATCGCAGTCAGCGGAAGTATCGCAGCTTTTAGGGCCTGCGAATTGGTGCGTAATCTTACCAAAGAAGGTTATCCTGTTTCCGTGATCATGACCCAGAATGCCACCAAGTTTATAGGTCCGATCACATTCGAGGCCCTCACAGGAAAAAAAGTCCAGGTGGACGAATATGAGCAGGGAATGGCTCATATTGACGCGAGAAATCGTGCTGCGGTAATTGCAGTGGTCCCTGCTACCGCAAATATTATCGCAAAAATGGCGAACGGAATTGCGGACGATCTTGTAACTTCTACTTATCTTGCAGCGAAATGTCCAGTGTTGGTTGCTCCTGCTATGAATCCGAATATGTTCACTCATCCTGCCACACAAAGAAATTTGGCACGTTTGAAGGAAGACGGAGTGATCATCTTAGATCCTCAGGAAGGAGTTGTGGTCTGCGGTGACGAAGGTTACGGCAAACTTGCCGATGTTCCCGTCATGCAAAAAAAGATCCTGGAATTGTATCTGAAAACTTCTAAATAA
- a CDS encoding hemolysin family protein: protein MDVIGFFVILLLIFANGFFVSAEFALVSIRPSRLEEMIRDGIPMAALTRKAASMLNDMLSVCQVGITIASLLLGWVGEGYLSSWIEPIFHYAGYPDSDLTVHGVAVAISFALITFLHILLGELLPKTVAIQKTETLALVTSAPIFFFYYLFFPITFFLNGMTSFLLRMIGFKEDSHRIIHSPEELMILIQEQNKQGNIDQEEFQIIQNTFQFSEHLAKDVMTHRLSIVGIPADSQMDGVLSIIAEHHFSRYPVYEGTTDNIVGIIHVQAFLAWLSESKRNKKAKVTTIMQPPIVVPEGMSIEKVLQKLRVAKQHMAIVIDEYGGVSGLLTMEDIVEEVFGEIRDETDDHEIDAVPSHSPDAFDIDGETELDELKEILTGIEEEELNDIRTIAGFILEKLEDMPKEGTVVAIPEGKLTVEKMDGNKIMTVRFTRLSAPSSFAI from the coding sequence ATGGACGTGATTGGATTTTTTGTAATACTTCTTCTTATATTCGCCAACGGATTTTTCGTGTCTGCGGAATTTGCCTTGGTCTCGATCCGGCCTTCTCGTTTGGAAGAAATGATCCGAGACGGAATACCTATGGCCGCCCTTACCAGAAAAGCGGCCAGTATGTTAAACGATATGCTTTCCGTCTGTCAGGTGGGGATCACGATTGCGAGCTTACTTTTAGGCTGGGTGGGCGAAGGTTATCTCTCCAGTTGGATCGAGCCTATTTTCCATTACGCAGGTTATCCTGATTCCGATCTGACGGTTCATGGAGTTGCAGTTGCGATCTCGTTTGCATTGATCACATTTTTGCATATTCTTCTGGGAGAACTTCTTCCAAAGACGGTTGCGATCCAAAAGACGGAGACTCTTGCCTTGGTGACAAGCGCTCCTATATTCTTCTTTTATTATCTGTTTTTCCCTATTACGTTTTTCTTAAATGGAATGACTTCCTTTCTTCTGAGAATGATAGGGTTTAAGGAAGATTCTCATCGTATCATACATTCTCCGGAAGAATTGATGATACTGATCCAAGAGCAGAATAAACAGGGAAATATAGACCAGGAAGAATTCCAGATCATCCAAAATACTTTCCAGTTCTCCGAACATTTGGCTAAGGATGTGATGACCCATCGTTTGAGTATTGTAGGAATTCCTGCGGACAGTCAAATGGATGGAGTTCTCTCTATCATTGCGGAACATCATTTTTCCAGATATCCTGTGTATGAAGGAACCACTGATAATATAGTAGGTATCATTCACGTTCAGGCTTTTCTTGCCTGGCTTTCCGAATCTAAACGGAATAAAAAAGCAAAAGTCACCACGATCATGCAGCCTCCTATCGTGGTTCCGGAAGGTATGTCTATAGAGAAGGTGCTTCAAAAATTACGGGTCGCAAAACAACATATGGCGATCGTGATCGACGAGTACGGCGGTGTTTCCGGACTACTTACCATGGAAGATATAGTGGAAGAAGTTTTCGGTGAGATCAGAGACGAGACCGACGATCATGAAATAGATGCTGTTCCATCACATTCTCCTGATGCATTCGATATAGATGGAGAGACCGAACTCGACGAGCTGAAAGAGATCCTAACAGGCATCGAAGAAGAAGAGCTGAATGATATCCGAACTATCGCAGGTTTTATTTTAGAGAAGTTAGAAGATATGCCTAAGGAAGGGACCGTAGTTGCTATCCCCGAAGGTAAGCTTACTGTGGAAAAAATGGATGGGAATAAGATCATGACAGTTCGTTTTACTAGACTTTCCGCTCCTTCTTCCTTTGCGATTTAA